In Fusarium oxysporum f. sp. lycopersici 4287 chromosome 2, whole genome shotgun sequence, a genomic segment contains:
- a CDS encoding MADS-box transcription factor, other eukaryote yields MGRRKIEIKAIKDDRNRSVTFLKRKGGLFKKAHELSVLCSVDVAVFIFGNNKKLYEYSSTDMRELIHRYQYHGGPSEHKGPSDFNGGNDDDEDEENDGTPPHGPEVVENQMMPPHAYGQHQPPFPQIRHHTPSASPPIGNGGPFQAHPGHPIQRQHTPQPSIGSRPASRTDMRRMGPGMVQPPPPAGPPHPGMNYMPNPPIYNSPHPPGLIPQHGPHPQYAYHQQPSHMQQPGPYMDDRRSPMPSPMPPAYTSQPPSQPIQAPVRPTPSPQPPQQQLPPNMSQMSPPPPQPERRLHDPPPPPPVEPKTEPQERPQPPLLNTDSAIKKLPQRKSHSIFTPIEENRSILSQHLASFTSESNKSESAAAAAAANAANAANRSQSVDVAALNRAADGPKSSPHLPQRASTQTDEKSRTVSLSSIPETTLTPPSRSNSAKAGGPGGARPRGPRLTVQIPDGGSEGGGSARTAESNSPRVATETTTQAPQRHNSQSSLVLPPPSPSASAILSAGATGPPNPFARPPPQQNVNGDTPVSALPSRFLTNELLPSPSSFYPDWNFRGGDSNTLPSPLNFATPVVGSGPSFLRDDLNTTPNANSNAFKDRDPLPNANGSSGQNLSVAPSNSTATKRKTPEPGATTQSDTAEESEPKRLKVDE; encoded by the exons ATGGGACGAAGAAAGATTGAGATTAAGGCGATCAAAGATGACAGGAATCGCTCTGT CACCTTCCTGAAACGCAAGGGCGGTCTTTTCAAGAAGGCTCATGAGCTTTCCGTCCTTTGCTCCGTCGATGTCGCCGTCTTCATTTTCGGTAACAACAAGAAACTTTACGAATATTCGTCAACGGATATGCGAGAGCTTATCCACCGATATCAATAT CATGGCGGTCCCAGTGAACACAAAGGTCCTTCCGACTTCAACGGTGGAaacgatgatgacgaggatgaggagaacGACGGCACCCCTCCCCATGGTCCTGAAGTTGTCGAGAACCAGATGATGCCTCCCCATGCTTACGGAcaacatcaacctccttTCCCACAGATTCGGCATCATACACCTTCAGCATCACCACCTATTGGCAATGGCGGCCCATTCCAAGCGCATCCTGGTCATCCTATCCAGCGACAACATACTCCGCAACCATCGATCGGCTCACGACCGGCATCTCGAACGGATATGCGCCGCATGGGTCCCGGCATGGTCCAGCCTCCACCTCCGGCCGGCCCTCCGCATCCCGGAATGAATTACATGCCCAACCCGCCTATCTACAACTCGCCTCATCCTCCCGGTCTAATACCTCAACATggtcctcatcctcaatatgcttatcatcaacagcctAGCCATATGCAGCAACCAGGACCGTACATGGATGACCGCAGGTCCCCGATGCCCTCTCCGATGCCTCCCGCTTACACTTCGCAACCGCCGTCACAACCAATTCAAGCTCCTGTTCGTCCAACGCCATCGCCTCAAccacctcaacaacagcttCCTCCAAACATGTCACAAATGTCACCTCCGCCGCCCCAGCCTGAACGTCGCCTTCATGATCCTCCGCCACCGCCTCCCGTGGAACCCAAGACGGAACCACAAGAACGCCCTCAGCCGCCATTACTGAACACGGACAGTGCCATTAAGAAGCTACCTCAAAGAAAATCTCACAGTATCTTCACTCCCATCGAAGAGAACCGGTCTATTTTGTCCCAGCATCTGGCATCTTTTACTTCCGAGTCGAACAAATCAGagtctgctgctgccgctgccgctgctaATGCTGCAAACGCCGCCAACCGTTCACAATCAGTTGATGTGGCTGCACTGAACCGGGCCGCGGATGGGCCCAAATCATCACCCCATTTGCCACAGCGTGCCAGTACTCAGACCGATGAAAAGTCTCGAACGGTATCGCTGTCGTCAATACCAGAAACTACTTTGACTCCGCCTTCGCGTTCTAACAGTGCAAAGGCCGGCGGTCCTGGAGGAGCTCGACCTCGTGGCCCTCGCTTAACGGTGCAGATTCCGGATGGAGGATCTGAAGGCGGCGGTAGCGCACGAACGGCAGAGTCAAACTCGCCGCGGGTCGCCACAGAAACTACAACGCAGGCGCCCCAGCGCCACAACTCTCAGTCATCACTTGTGCTTCCTCCTCCCTCTCCGTCTGCGTCAGCAATATTGTCCGCAGGTGCTACTGGTCCGCCAAATCCTTTTGCCCGGCCGCCTCCTCAGCAGAATGTGAATGGTGATACTCCTGTCTCTGCCTTGCCATCACGTTTCTTGACAAATGAACTCCTTCCGAGCCCAAGTAGCTTCTATCCCGATTGGAACTTCCGGGGAGGTGACAGTAACACACTACCAAGTCCGCTGAACTTTGCAACGCCAGTTGTCGGTTCAGGCCCTAGTTTCCTCAGAGATGACCTGAATACGACACCAAATGCAAACTCAAACGCTTTCAAGGACAGAGATCCTCTGCCTAATGCCAATGGGAGCTCAGGTCAAAACTTGAGTGTAGCTCCAAGCAATTCTACTGCAACGAAACGAAAGACTCCTGAGCCAGGAGCCACAACGCAGAGCGATACTGCGGAGGAGTCAGAACCAAAGCGGTTGAAGGTGGACGAGTAA